A portion of the Candidatus Cloacimonadota bacterium genome contains these proteins:
- a CDS encoding M42 family metallopeptidase has product MDKKFFKDLVLAPSPSGYEQPAQEVYRNYVKDLADEVKTDVHGNVIALKKGTGKIRFMVVGHADEIGLMIHYITDKGFLRFKPVGGVDPSLLPGLRVDIYHNGKVVRGVIGRKPIHLLKPEERKQAPKLSDLWIDIGAKDKKAAEKKVAVGDIVTFSPGMEMLSRDFVTTKATDNKAGVYVAGAVLKELENEKVAANVFAVSSVQEEIGLRGATTSTFGIDPQVGIAIDVTHASDYPGMSKDILGECDLGKGPSISVGANINPKVFEILKKAAANSKIDYQVHAAPRGTGTDANAIQTSRSGVAAGLVSIPNRYMHTPNEIISFKDLDGAVKIVAEFIRLIDDETDFIPSV; this is encoded by the coding sequence ATGGACAAGAAATTCTTTAAAGATCTGGTGCTGGCTCCAAGTCCTTCCGGATATGAACAGCCTGCTCAGGAAGTTTATCGAAACTATGTGAAAGATCTGGCAGATGAAGTTAAAACAGACGTACACGGAAACGTGATCGCACTCAAAAAAGGAACTGGTAAAATTCGATTTATGGTGGTTGGTCATGCCGATGAAATTGGTTTGATGATCCATTATATTACCGATAAAGGTTTCTTGCGCTTCAAACCTGTGGGTGGTGTAGATCCGAGTTTATTGCCAGGATTGCGTGTCGATATTTATCATAACGGAAAAGTTGTACGTGGAGTTATTGGCAGAAAACCCATTCACTTATTAAAACCGGAAGAAAGAAAGCAAGCTCCCAAACTATCAGATCTATGGATCGATATTGGGGCAAAAGACAAAAAAGCTGCAGAGAAAAAAGTAGCTGTTGGCGATATTGTTACTTTCTCTCCTGGTATGGAGATGCTGAGCCGCGATTTTGTTACAACCAAAGCTACTGACAACAAAGCTGGTGTTTACGTTGCCGGTGCTGTTTTAAAAGAATTGGAAAATGAGAAAGTGGCAGCCAATGTTTTTGCAGTTTCTTCTGTTCAGGAAGAGATCGGTCTGCGCGGTGCGACAACCAGTACATTCGGCATCGACCCTCAGGTGGGAATTGCTATCGACGTAACACATGCTTCCGATTATCCCGGCATGAGTAAAGATATTCTGGGTGAATGCGACCTGGGAAAAGGACCCAGCATTTCTGTTGGTGCAAACATCAATCCCAAAGTATTTGAAATCTTGAAAAAAGCCGCGGCAAATTCAAAAATTGATTATCAAGTTCATGCAGCTCCTAGAGGAACTGGTACAGATGCAAATGCGATCCAGACATCTCGTTCCGGTGTAGCAGCGGGCTTGGTCAGTATTCCAAATCGTTATATGCACACTCCAAATGAAATAATTTCTTTCAAAGATCTGGATGGTGCTGTAAAGATCGTAGCAGAATTTATTCGACTGATCGACGACGAAACAGACTTCATTCCGTCTGTTTAA
- a CDS encoding cupin domain-containing protein, with protein sequence MKHSHYTDVPLEDVTMDGAKKVKIRWLVSAKDGAPNFAMRMFEVEPGGFTPYHAHEWEHENYIVEGEGHLTTEDGEIPFKKGDIVYVEPQMKHNYVNDGDTVLKFLCMIPNEKPKKEEKKSVNPFAAGVANNC encoded by the coding sequence ATGAAACATTCCCATTATACAGATGTTCCTTTGGAAGATGTTACAATGGATGGTGCAAAAAAGGTGAAGATCCGCTGGCTGGTTTCTGCCAAAGATGGTGCTCCGAATTTTGCCATGAGAATGTTTGAAGTCGAACCAGGTGGCTTTACACCATATCATGCTCATGAATGGGAACATGAAAATTATATCGTGGAAGGAGAAGGACATCTTACCACAGAAGATGGTGAAATTCCATTTAAGAAAGGTGATATTGTTTATGTAGAACCTCAGATGAAACACAATTATGTAAATGATGGTGATACAGTTCTCAAATTTTTGTGCATGATCCCAAACGAAAAACCGAAGAAAGAAGAGAAGAAAAGCGTGAATCCATTTGCTGCTGGTGTAGCGAATAATTGTTAA
- the glmS gene encoding glutamine--fructose-6-phosphate transaminase (isomerizing), with the protein MCGIVGYIGKRNATPIIVEGIKRLEYRGYDSSGLAIIDKNNELKVHKKPGKIIELERTLPSPELVEGKLGIAHTRWATHGKPTGENAHPHVCCHNKIALVHNGIIENYRNLRKKLESENHKFVSETDTEVLVHLIEHFEHDTKDLTSAVQEALKLVEGTFGIAVISSDHPGKMVAARKGSPLILGIGNHEFFVTSDVSAIIIHTKKVIYLKDNEIVTIDNDHFEITTLDNQVVKAKVSVVDWDVSSIDKGEYQHFMIKEIFEQPISVENAFRGRLVQELSTVRLGGLNMTGEELRRIKRMQIIACGTSWHAALIGKHIIENIARVPVEVEYASEYRYRNPIIPTFTPVFFISQSGETADTLAAMREAKAKGARVLGITNTVGSTIARESDGGVYIHAGAEIGVASTKAFTSQVTILTMLAVLLGRMRNISPTFGTAFIKELQKIPEKIQQILDQNDNILEIAKTLVDSQNALYLGRGVNFPVALEGALKLKEISYIHAEGYPAAEMKHGPIALIDENMPVVAIAPDDAIYDKIISNLQEVKARNGRIISIATEGDKRIIEQSESVIYIPRTIVTLQPLLSVIPLQLLAYHVANLRGLDVDQPRNLAKSVTVE; encoded by the coding sequence ATGTGTGGAATCGTAGGTTACATAGGAAAAAGAAATGCTACACCGATCATCGTAGAAGGTATAAAACGTTTAGAATATAGAGGTTATGACAGTTCAGGTTTGGCGATAATCGATAAGAATAACGAATTGAAAGTGCACAAAAAACCGGGGAAGATCATAGAACTGGAACGCACACTTCCATCTCCGGAACTGGTGGAAGGAAAACTGGGAATTGCTCATACCCGGTGGGCTACTCACGGAAAACCAACCGGAGAAAATGCTCATCCACATGTTTGCTGTCACAACAAAATTGCTCTTGTCCACAATGGGATAATCGAGAACTATCGCAATTTAAGAAAAAAACTTGAATCTGAAAATCATAAATTCGTAAGTGAAACAGATACGGAAGTTCTGGTGCATCTTATCGAGCATTTTGAACATGACACCAAAGATCTCACTTCGGCAGTGCAGGAAGCTCTCAAGCTGGTGGAAGGAACTTTTGGGATCGCTGTGATCAGCAGTGACCACCCGGGAAAAATGGTTGCTGCCAGAAAGGGCAGTCCGCTGATTCTGGGAATTGGAAATCACGAATTTTTCGTAACTTCTGATGTGAGTGCCATCATCATTCACACCAAGAAAGTTATCTATTTGAAAGATAATGAGATCGTAACGATAGATAACGATCATTTCGAGATCACAACTTTGGATAATCAAGTAGTAAAGGCAAAAGTTTCTGTAGTAGATTGGGATGTTTCTTCCATTGATAAAGGTGAATATCAGCATTTTATGATAAAGGAGATTTTTGAACAACCGATTTCAGTGGAAAATGCTTTTAGAGGTCGTTTGGTTCAGGAACTTTCTACAGTACGTCTGGGTGGTTTAAATATGACAGGTGAGGAATTACGACGCATCAAAAGAATGCAAATCATTGCCTGTGGCACATCATGGCATGCGGCACTTATTGGTAAGCATATTATCGAAAATATTGCACGCGTTCCAGTAGAAGTGGAATATGCCAGCGAATATCGCTATCGCAATCCGATCATTCCTACATTTACTCCTGTATTTTTTATCAGCCAATCCGGTGAAACAGCCGATACTCTGGCTGCAATGCGGGAAGCAAAAGCAAAAGGTGCCCGTGTTTTAGGAATTACGAATACAGTTGGCAGCACGATAGCGCGTGAATCGGATGGCGGAGTTTATATTCATGCCGGAGCGGAAATTGGAGTTGCTTCCACAAAAGCTTTTACCTCGCAAGTAACCATTTTAACCATGCTGGCTGTTTTATTGGGCAGAATGAGAAATATATCTCCAACTTTTGGAACAGCTTTCATCAAAGAATTGCAGAAAATTCCAGAAAAAATCCAGCAGATTTTAGATCAAAACGATAATATTCTGGAAATAGCCAAAACTCTGGTTGATTCCCAAAATGCACTCTATCTGGGGCGTGGTGTGAATTTCCCGGTGGCTTTGGAAGGAGCTCTAAAATTAAAAGAGATTTCTTACATTCATGCCGAAGGTTATCCGGCTGCAGAAATGAAACATGGGCCGATTGCTTTGATCGATGAAAATATGCCGGTTGTAGCAATCGCTCCCGACGATGCGATCTATGATAAGATCATTTCGAATCTGCAGGAAGTGAAAGCCCGAAATGGAAGAATCATCTCGATTGCTACCGAAGGTGATAAAAGAATAATCGAGCAATCCGAAAGCGTGATTTATATTCCTAGAACTATCGTTACTCTGCAGCCATTACTTTCTGTTATTCCACTTCAGCTGCTGGCATATCACGTGGCAAATCTGCGCGGTCTGGATGTTGATCAGCCCCGAAACCTGGCAAAAAGCGTAACTGTGGAATAG
- a CDS encoding cyclic 2,3-diphosphoglycerate synthase: MKKKVIIMGAAGRDFHNFNCYYRDNENYYVVAFTATQIPDIDGRKYPAELAGKLYPEGIPILAEEEIKELIQKHDVDEVVFAYSDVPHERVMNIASLVNAAGADFKLIGMKESRIKTTKPLISICATRTGCGKSQTTRRVVEILKAKGLKVASIRHPMPYGDLVKQKVQRFAELADLEKHECTIEEMEEYEPHIMMDSIIYAGVDYEAIVREAEKEADVIIWDGGNNDTSFYTSDKELTIVVVDPHRPDHERLYYPGETNLIAADVVVINKIDSADPEGIQIVRDNIRELNPDAIVIDGASPLTVDKPELIKDANVLVVEDGPTLTHGEMQYGAGVVAAEKYGAADLVDPRPFAVGTIAETFEKYPEIGILLPAMGYGKQQMKDLEETINNTECDAVIIGTPIDLTRIIKVNKPTVKIGYSLQEIGHPTLEDVLKDF; encoded by the coding sequence ATGAAGAAGAAAGTCATCATTATGGGTGCTGCAGGACGTGATTTTCACAATTTCAATTGCTATTATCGCGATAATGAAAATTACTATGTGGTTGCATTCACAGCAACGCAAATTCCCGATATCGATGGAAGAAAATATCCCGCTGAATTAGCTGGAAAACTCTATCCTGAAGGTATCCCCATTCTGGCAGAAGAAGAGATCAAGGAATTGATCCAGAAACATGATGTTGACGAAGTTGTATTTGCATACAGCGATGTCCCTCATGAACGAGTTATGAATATTGCTTCTCTGGTAAATGCAGCCGGAGCAGATTTCAAACTTATCGGAATGAAAGAATCACGCATCAAAACAACCAAACCGCTTATTTCAATTTGCGCTACCAGAACTGGTTGTGGAAAAAGTCAAACAACAAGACGCGTAGTAGAAATTCTGAAAGCTAAAGGCTTGAAAGTGGCTTCGATCCGCCATCCAATGCCTTACGGTGATCTGGTTAAGCAAAAAGTTCAAAGATTTGCTGAGCTTGCTGATCTGGAAAAACATGAATGTACAATCGAAGAAATGGAAGAATATGAACCACATATCATGATGGACAGCATCATTTATGCTGGAGTAGATTATGAAGCTATCGTGCGTGAAGCAGAAAAAGAAGCAGATGTTATCATCTGGGATGGCGGAAATAACGATACTTCTTTCTATACTTCCGATAAAGAACTTACTATTGTTGTTGTAGATCCTCACAGACCAGATCATGAAAGATTGTATTACCCAGGCGAAACAAATTTGATAGCTGCTGATGTTGTTGTTATCAATAAGATCGATTCAGCTGATCCGGAAGGAATTCAAATCGTACGCGATAACATCCGTGAACTTAATCCAGATGCTATTGTTATCGACGGAGCTTCTCCACTTACAGTTGATAAACCCGAACTGATAAAAGATGCTAACGTTCTGGTTGTGGAAGACGGACCTACACTCACACATGGCGAAATGCAGTATGGAGCTGGTGTAGTTGCAGCCGAAAAATATGGTGCTGCTGATCTTGTAGATCCTCGCCCATTTGCTGTTGGAACTATCGCTGAAACATTTGAAAAATATCCTGAGATTGGAATTCTGCTTCCTGCCATGGGTTATGGCAAGCAGCAGATGAAAGATCTGGAAGAAACAATCAACAACACTGAATGTGATGCAGTTATAATTGGAACTCCAATTGATCTTACAAGAATCATCAAAGTTAATAAGCCTACAGTAAAGATCGGTTATAGCCTACAGGAGATTGGACATCCAACTCTGGAAGATGTTTTAAAAGATTTCTAA
- a CDS encoding ABC transporter permease subunit, producing the protein MNLNKVFTVYRKELLDLLRDRRTVITSFVLPLILYPLLMIGFSSMMSRQEMKLEEEEATVYIQNNLMNETAIEIENTIAEVETFQIMESVTKYKRSTYLQLVEENSIQALVEISDSTTADGLQQFIVTVSYNKSDDKSSLTYDKIYRVMEEIEEKIVSSRLERIKVNPDILDAVNVLEDNIAPPEKMIGFALGKFLPYLLIILTVSGASVIASDLVAGEKERGTLETILVSAARRNELVVGKYLTIITISIITVLCNLFSMYFSFSHIISQAGAEVTNIQLPLGNFALILILMLPLITFFSAILLSISTYSRNIKEAQSYQMPLIFGSIMLSMVSFLPGFELNAGFALIPIVNFSLMIRDIMLSDFSLNYFLLIIGYTIILDIVLIGVSIKLFNSESVLFRTEEEKSLKFWGKGKKDIFNTQFVMLVYFVLLLALYYLGTKWQTADIMKGLIKTQIFLILLPVLLILRVSKTNIKSTIRLNKTKTMNFVWAIIAVIPALLIVAVISQVINLFFPISESYLEGMKNFLTAQQGGFWFSIFVIGVLPGICEETLFRGYIIRGFEKQGIARAIVISGILFGIYHLDPFRLVPASLLGMWMGFLLLKTNSIFVPMFAHFVNNSLAVILNTFEGKIPILDKLLGQEIMPYWYIIPAAAIMYFVYVQINKTNQKPIKILES; encoded by the coding sequence ATGAATCTGAATAAAGTTTTCACAGTATATCGCAAAGAACTCCTGGACCTGCTGCGAGATCGTCGAACGGTGATAACTTCATTTGTACTTCCACTTATTTTATATCCGCTGCTCATGATCGGATTCAGCTCCATGATGTCTCGCCAGGAAATGAAGCTGGAAGAGGAAGAAGCTACAGTTTATATTCAAAATAATCTTATGAACGAAACTGCGATTGAAATTGAAAATACGATTGCGGAAGTCGAGACTTTCCAGATAATGGAAAGCGTAACTAAATATAAAAGATCGACTTATCTGCAACTGGTAGAAGAGAACTCTATTCAAGCTCTGGTCGAGATCTCCGACAGCACAACAGCAGATGGTTTGCAACAGTTTATCGTCACAGTCAGCTACAATAAATCCGATGATAAAAGCAGCCTGACTTATGATAAAATCTATCGTGTAATGGAAGAAATTGAGGAAAAAATTGTATCATCTCGCTTAGAAAGAATAAAGGTAAATCCTGATATTCTGGATGCGGTGAATGTATTGGAAGATAATATTGCACCGCCGGAAAAAATGATCGGTTTTGCCCTGGGAAAATTCCTGCCCTATTTACTGATAATTTTAACGGTGAGCGGAGCTTCGGTAATTGCCAGCGATCTGGTGGCAGGAGAAAAAGAGCGGGGAACCCTGGAAACAATTCTGGTGAGCGCTGCCCGACGTAATGAACTGGTTGTAGGAAAATACCTTACGATCATTACAATTTCCATTATCACAGTTCTCTGTAATCTTTTCAGTATGTATTTTTCGTTCAGTCACATCATCAGTCAGGCAGGGGCAGAAGTTACCAATATTCAGCTTCCTCTGGGTAATTTCGCTTTAATCCTGATATTGATGTTGCCTTTGATCACTTTTTTCTCGGCAATATTACTTTCCATTTCCACGTATTCACGCAATATCAAAGAAGCTCAAAGCTATCAGATGCCGCTAATTTTTGGAAGCATCATGCTTTCCATGGTAAGTTTTTTACCGGGGTTTGAATTGAATGCCGGTTTTGCTCTTATTCCAATTGTGAATTTTTCTCTGATGATCCGCGATATCATGCTCAGCGATTTCAGCCTGAATTATTTTCTCCTGATAATTGGTTACACGATCATTCTGGATATTGTGCTGATCGGAGTTTCGATAAAGCTTTTCAACAGCGAAAGTGTGCTTTTCCGAACTGAAGAGGAAAAAAGTTTGAAATTCTGGGGCAAAGGGAAAAAAGATATTTTCAATACACAATTTGTAATGTTGGTATATTTTGTGTTGCTGTTAGCTTTATATTATCTGGGAACGAAATGGCAAACTGCAGATATCATGAAAGGGCTTATCAAAACTCAGATTTTTTTGATACTTCTGCCAGTTCTCTTGATTTTGCGCGTTTCTAAAACCAATATCAAATCGACCATCAGGCTGAATAAAACGAAAACGATGAACTTTGTCTGGGCAATTATCGCCGTGATTCCGGCTTTACTTATCGTTGCTGTTATCAGTCAGGTAATTAATTTATTTTTCCCAATTTCTGAATCATACCTGGAAGGAATGAAAAATTTCCTTACAGCACAACAAGGTGGTTTCTGGTTCAGTATTTTCGTTATTGGAGTTCTTCCGGGAATTTGTGAGGAAACGCTTTTCCGAGGTTATATCATTCGCGGATTTGAAAAACAGGGAATAGCAAGAGCAATCGTGATATCGGGAATTTTATTCGGAATTTATCATTTAGATCCATTTCGTCTGGTTCCAGCATCGCTTCTGGGAATGTGGATGGGCTTTCTGCTGCTGAAAACCAACAGTATTTTTGTGCCGATGTTTGCCCATTTTGTGAATAATAGTTTAGCAGTTATCTTGAACACGTTCGAAGGAAAGATACCGATCCTGGATAAACTTCTGGGCCAGGAAATCATGCCGTACTGGTATATAATTCCAGCAGCTGCAATAATGTATTTTGTTTACGTTCAAATAAATAAAACAAATCAAAAACCGATAAAAATTTTGGAGAGTTGA
- the dnaX gene encoding DNA polymerase III subunit gamma/tau: protein MAYLVLARKYRPQTFEEIYAQDHITQILKNTIDLDRTAHAYLFTGPRGVGKTSLARIFAKSLNCLENGPTTHPCNKCQNCTEITSGISADVIEIDGASNTGVEDIRELQKELMYSPSNSLYKIYIIDEVHMLSKNAFNALLKTLEEPPKNVIFIFATTEPHKVIATIISRCQRFDFKRIPIPDIISRLQEICELENISIDKEALFMVAKKADGSMRDAQSLMDQVLAYGKEHIALTDVLSIFGIVHFDIFHKIMEFIAQEDATSIIKLLHDVLEKGNDIQEFINGLLDYIRNLLLVKVNIEVPTMSDAILKEMQELTSNFSENDLLYLMSILVKAKMDIKSSTNPILVTEMTFIKIAKLQKLQALDDILNNLGNFESEPVAQIKREKPKQPKPSREEISKKTEEVKHVMEKEIDEDRPNVDSLSEEVYKKYLPQIIRLIKKEKPMVGTYLEKSQLESIQNNVINYSVSKQMAYNYLMDGKNIISDIFSNFFKLRIKVHFDHKEKEKSDEIVNPTLEDIRRESPIIADFIEKTDSIFD, encoded by the coding sequence ATGGCATATTTAGTATTAGCAAGAAAATACAGACCTCAAACTTTTGAAGAGATCTATGCGCAGGATCACATAACACAGATCTTAAAAAATACAATTGATTTGGATAGGACAGCTCATGCTTATCTTTTTACCGGTCCACGTGGAGTAGGTAAAACTTCTCTGGCTCGAATATTTGCCAAAAGTTTGAATTGCCTGGAAAATGGACCAACAACTCATCCCTGCAATAAATGTCAGAATTGTACAGAGATCACCTCTGGAATTTCTGCAGATGTAATCGAGATCGATGGCGCTTCCAATACAGGTGTAGAAGACATTCGCGAGCTGCAGAAAGAACTGATGTATTCTCCATCCAATTCTCTTTATAAAATCTACATTATCGACGAAGTTCACATGCTTTCCAAGAATGCTTTTAATGCACTTTTAAAAACTCTGGAAGAACCTCCCAAAAATGTGATTTTTATTTTTGCAACAACTGAGCCACATAAAGTAATTGCAACTATTATATCTCGTTGTCAGCGTTTTGACTTCAAACGAATTCCAATTCCCGATATTATCAGCAGGCTGCAGGAAATCTGTGAACTGGAAAATATATCCATTGATAAAGAAGCTCTTTTTATGGTTGCCAAAAAAGCTGATGGAAGTATGCGGGATGCCCAATCACTGATGGATCAGGTTCTTGCCTATGGAAAAGAACACATTGCACTAACAGATGTTCTTTCGATATTTGGGATTGTTCATTTTGATATTTTTCATAAGATCATGGAATTTATAGCTCAAGAGGATGCAACCAGCATTATCAAGCTTCTACACGACGTACTGGAAAAAGGCAATGATATTCAGGAATTCATAAATGGACTACTGGATTATATTCGAAATTTACTGCTTGTGAAAGTAAATATAGAAGTTCCAACCATGAGCGATGCAATCCTGAAAGAAATGCAGGAACTGACTTCCAATTTTTCAGAGAATGACCTTTTATATTTGATGAGTATTCTGGTGAAAGCTAAGATGGATATAAAAAGCAGCACAAATCCAATTCTTGTAACAGAGATGACTTTTATCAAAATTGCAAAACTCCAGAAGCTGCAAGCATTGGATGATATTCTCAATAATCTTGGCAATTTTGAATCCGAACCAGTGGCTCAAATAAAAAGAGAAAAACCAAAGCAACCCAAACCTTCCAGAGAAGAAATCAGCAAAAAAACTGAAGAAGTAAAACACGTGATGGAAAAGGAAATCGATGAAGATAGACCAAATGTGGATTCCCTTTCGGAAGAGGTTTACAAAAAGTATTTACCGCAAATCATCAGGCTAATAAAAAAAGAAAAACCAATGGTGGGAACTTATCTGGAGAAAAGTCAACTGGAAAGCATTCAAAACAACGTGATAAACTACTCTGTTTCCAAACAAATGGCTTACAACTACCTGATGGATGGAAAGAATATAATTTCAGATATTTTTTCTAACTTTTTTAAGTTGCGAATTAAAGTACATTTTGATCATAAAGAAAAAGAAAAAAGTGATGAGATCGTTAATCCTACTTTGGAAGATATTCGTCGGGAATCTCCCATTATAGCAGATTTCATCGAGAAAACAGATTCAATTTTCGATTAG
- a CDS encoding polysaccharide deacetylase family protein, translating into MFGCKNVHFSFSGQNKNIALTFDDGPHPVHTQKILEIIKQHQVKATFFVSGCKIEKYKKIIKNILENGHQVANHSMDHRNFIFRSQRSMREDIKKTEKLLRKCGVEGDIPFRPPYGRFDLNTFRVMKTLNKQMIIWNASTKDFKATSKQQILKRLYRKVKPGCIIVMHDAGKFIDSTVDRNFTIEALKEALPNLKNEGYNFLTINEMLIEN; encoded by the coding sequence ATGTTTGGTTGCAAGAATGTTCATTTCAGTTTTTCTGGGCAAAACAAGAATATTGCACTTACTTTTGATGACGGGCCGCACCCTGTTCACACACAAAAGATTCTGGAAATTATAAAACAGCATCAGGTTAAAGCTACATTTTTTGTAAGTGGCTGTAAAATAGAAAAATATAAAAAAATTATAAAAAATATCTTAGAAAATGGTCATCAAGTTGCCAATCATTCCATGGATCATCGAAATTTCATATTTCGTTCTCAAAGATCGATGAGAGAAGACATCAAAAAGACTGAGAAGCTTTTACGAAAATGTGGTGTGGAAGGAGATATTCCTTTTCGTCCACCATATGGTAGATTCGATCTGAATACGTTTCGAGTTATGAAGACTTTGAATAAACAAATGATCATCTGGAATGCATCCACAAAAGATTTCAAAGCCACTTCTAAACAGCAAATCTTAAAAAGACTTTATAGAAAAGTTAAACCTGGGTGCATAATCGTGATGCACGATGCAGGAAAATTTATAGATAGTACAGTTGATAGAAATTTTACAATTGAAGCTTTGAAAGAAGCACTTCCAAATCTGAAAAATGAAGGTTACAACTTTTTAACTATAAATGAAATGCTAATCGAAAATTGA
- a CDS encoding NifU family protein encodes MLDKAKVQEVLDKVRPSLQADGGDCELVNVREDNVIEVKLQGACGSCPMATLTLKAGIERVLKEEIPEVKEVISV; translated from the coding sequence ATGTTAGATAAAGCAAAAGTTCAGGAAGTTCTGGATAAAGTTCGCCCATCACTGCAGGCAGATGGTGGAGATTGTGAATTGGTGAATGTACGTGAAGATAATGTAATTGAGGTGAAACTGCAAGGTGCTTGTGGAAGCTGTCCAATGGCTACTCTTACCTTGAAAGCTGGAATTGAAAGAGTATTGAAAGAAGAAATTCCTGAAGTGAAAGAAGTTATATCAGTATAA
- a CDS encoding ATP-binding cassette domain-containing protein yields the protein MIEVQNLSKMFVQKNGGELFAVNDLSFRAHKGEIVVLLGVNGAGKTTTMRMLSTVLQPTGGTALVEGFDILKQAQNVRANLGFLSGDTGLYARLSAREVITYFGRLYDVSESDIKLRIQEMADLLDMHDFLDKKIDLLSTGMKQKVSIARSIIHDPPVMIFDEPTAGLDILTAKNIVNFIHHCKEQGKCVLFSTHIMREAERIADKIVMIHEGKLLVEGTWENFRKETGLHDLDDIFIHFVNEKREEENESE from the coding sequence ATGATTGAAGTACAAAATTTATCTAAAATGTTCGTGCAGAAAAATGGGGGAGAGCTTTTTGCTGTGAACGATCTTTCTTTCCGTGCCCACAAAGGTGAAATTGTGGTTTTATTGGGAGTGAATGGAGCTGGTAAAACCACAACCATGAGAATGCTGTCTACAGTTTTGCAACCCACTGGTGGAACTGCCTTGGTAGAAGGTTTCGATATTTTGAAACAGGCACAGAATGTAAGAGCGAATCTGGGATTTTTGTCCGGTGATACAGGGCTTTACGCACGTCTTTCTGCCAGGGAAGTGATAACTTATTTTGGCAGGCTGTATGATGTTTCTGAGAGTGATATTAAATTGAGAATTCAGGAAATGGCTGATCTTCTGGATATGCATGACTTCCTGGATAAAAAGATCGATCTGCTTTCCACCGGTATGAAACAGAAAGTATCGATTGCCCGATCGATAATTCACGATCCTCCTGTGATGATCTTCGACGAACCAACTGCCGGTTTGGATATTCTTACAGCAAAAAATATTGTTAATTTTATTCATCATTGCAAAGAGCAGGGAAAATGTGTTCTTTTCAGCACACATATAATGCGGGAAGCAGAACGAATTGCTGATAAGATTGTAATGATCCACGAAGGTAAACTGCTGGTGGAAGGAACCTGGGAGAATTTCCGAAAAGAAACCGGTTTGCACGATCTGGACGATATCTTCATTCACTTTGTAAACGAAAAGCGGGAGGAAGAAAATGAATCTGAATAA